The following coding sequences lie in one Haematobia irritans isolate KBUSLIRL chromosome 3, ASM5000362v1, whole genome shotgun sequence genomic window:
- the LOC142231095 gene encoding uncharacterized protein LOC142231095 has translation MSALHETIASQRDIMERVKEMYARFLDRDNSAKSRGYLSTLVQELDDMYQQFKYQHDEIMKSIRDSDVSEADVPYVVDKCFYEFSDQYFSFKGAIVDSMPSNTTGSPFSSTFAVSHGHADTSCSMEAKLPKISLPNFSGDYMEWFPFRDIYLSLVHNNFSLSKIQKFFYLKGTLSGEAAGLIRTLSVTEANYDTAWTILESRYHNRRMIVGSLTSRLFNVPRSDGSFGSIKALLDTTHECLSSLKNLGIDTGTWDPVLIYVICQKLDFQTRRDWEHSLRSSTELPSRDEMFSFLERTFRTLESLEDDSSNSGRIKSAKVKSRSFNAAKFTAPRSISCCYCSKNHYLSKCYQFLALSLNMKNDFLRNRNICRNCLSLGHHHDKCPSLYRCGTCNLPHHTVLHSDDTPSIQNRNESDETHITSHAAGVLHDVFLYTIRLFVETCHGRYPMRALLDPGSQGSLVSESAVQLLGVKRKRSFCKVVGVGDGNENISKYSVEIDLWSTKLKPVLTCTAFVLRNVSSYRPNTSRRISFPGICIDALADPYYYKSDPIDIILGSDVCSKIQIPTESFIHDELFFQNTHFGWVFSGSPVSVSPNVIHFHNTNLEGILRAFWEQEEIISSRQLTDEEEACEDFFLRTTTRSPDGRYCVHLPFRNILNEKPLPVMHNNLIGALSRYNQLEKSFLRRPLYAKAYRQFIREYEMLGHMSRIGYYTPSVSGNSYFLPHHGIFKEDSTTTKLRVVFDGSSHIKGHKSLNEELAPGPALQNDLPMVITRWRKHRFAFSADIEKMFRQINVCQEHRPFQQILWRANPNEDISVYQLTTVTYGTTSAPYLAIRILRKLAQDYENYFPHESSILTTDSYVDDILSGSDSVNGVISMYKNLSALLREGGFNLRKWITNCPELLREIPEEFRETSVTLNFDQDNVVKTLGVQWNIRTDTFSFRVCLNDPHPVSKRSILSDTARLYDPLGWLTPSTVIAKSLFKKLWENGVGWDDPVPPFIEHDWIKYRSALPSFSELKIPRWLNFSPHSKLELHCFSDASTIAYAAAVYVRVVTLDNVFVNLLQAKSKVTPIKTVSIPRLELCAAVLAAKLLHKVKGSFSDTSIQDVHFWSDSFTVLSWLRKPPTRWSVYVANRVAEIQRLSDPSQWRYVPSALNPADCASRGMHPSDLVENFSWWYGPNFLKLPSRYWPETLPNLETDEESKYPDIQCHLISDVEYPVLLSRYSDLRRLLRITAYCLRFVHNCRNVTKQKTGMLQHACLREALLTLIRVTQNIDFSQEIKLLVNKSEVKHKPLLRLLPFIDGTGIIRVGGRLQNSELPYDVKHPILLAKSNPLSKLIIRDAHERTLNGGITLTMSYVNRKYWVISGNQLAKRIINNCIRCFRYTARTSRQIMGNLPAVRTNMTRPFKHSGVDYAGPIYMKNSTLRSSVTTKGYICLFICMVTKALHLEAVSDMTTNSFLAAFRRFVSRRGSCTDIYSDCGTNFVGASKELRAMIHRSENSLPDDIRQNLSALGTDWHFIPPASPNFGGLWEAGVKSVKYHLKRITGDRLLSYEEFSTLLCEIESCLNSRPLCPLSSDPSDINALTPAHFLIGEPSTCIPEESLLDRNINRLSRWKKIEMLKQHFWKRWYREYINRLQARPKWLTEKKDAKIGDLVIIADERCGPAQWLLGRIQEVHPGPDGHVRVVSIWYSTDENTEAAIETPIEEQQLKDGAFLSCFYKIKLHVKSILSCECLNATKEKRHI, from the exons ATGAGCGCTCTACACGAGACTATTGCGAGTCAACGTGATATAATGGAAAGGGTGAAGGAGATGTATGCTAGGTTTTTGGACAGGGATAACAGTGCCAAGTCTCGGGGATATTTGTCTACTTTGGTACAAGAGCTGGACGATATGTATCAGCAATTTAAATATCAGCACGATGAGATTATGAAATCTATCCGTGATTCTGATGTGAGTGAGGCTGACGTACCATACGTTGTGGACAAGTGTTTTTATGAGTTTTCCgatcaatatttttcatttaaaggtgCTATTGTTGACTCCATGCCTTCCAACACGACCGGTTCTCCATTTAGCAGTACCTTCGCTGTCAGCCATGGCCATGCTGATACTTCTTGTTCAATGGAAGCAAAGCTACCTAAGATTTCTCTACCGAATTTTTCCGGGGATTACATGGAGTGGTTCCCCTTCAGGGATATATATTTGTCATTGGTCCACAACAATTTTTCTCTTTCGAAAATTCAAAAGTTTTTCTACCTCAAGGGGACTCTCTCTGGTGAGGCCGCCGGACTTATCAGGACACTTTCCGTTACTGAGGCGAACTACGATACCGCTTGGACTATACTTGAGTCACGGTATCATAACAGACGAATGATTGTGGGTTCGCTCACGTCAAGATTATTCAACGTTCCAAGGAGCGACGGTTCATTTGGTAGTATTAAGGCTTTACTGGACACTACCCATGAGTGCTTGTCATCGCTTAAGAACTTGGGTATTGATACAGGGACATGGGATCCTGTTTTGATTTATGTCATATGCCAGAAACTTGATTTCCAAACTAGGCGGGATTGGGAACATTCGTTAAGGTCCTCCACGGAACTTCCGAGCAGGgatgaaatgttttcttttcttgagaGAACTTTTCGCACCCTTGAATCGTTGGAAGATGATAGCTCTAATTCGGGTAGGATTAAGTCGGCTAAGGTTAAGAGTAGGTCTTTTAATGCTGCTAAGTTTACTGCTCCTCGTTCTATTTCTTGTTGCTATTGCTCGAAAAATCATTACTTATCTAAATGTTATCAGTTTCTTGCATTATCGCTGAATATGAAGAATGATTTTCTGAGGAATAGAAATATTTGCCGCAACTGTTTGTCTCTCGGGCATCACCACGATAAATGTCCCTCTCTATACCGATGTGGAACATGTAATTTACCACATCATACTGTCTTGCACAGTGACGATACCCCTTCGATTCAAAATAGGAATGAAAGTGATGAAACCCACATCACCTCTCATGCAGCCGGTGTTCTTCATGATGTGTTTTTGTACACTATTCGATTATTTGTGGAAACCTGCCATGGCAGATACCCTATGAGGGCTTTACTGGACCCTGGGTCTCAGGGTAGTTTAGTATCTGAGTCGGCTGTTCAGCTATTAGGGGTGAAGAGGAAACGTTCATTTTGCAAGGTGGTTGGGGTGGGCGatggaaatgaaaatatttctaaatattcAGTCGAaatcgatttatggtctacaaagCTGAAACCGGTACTGACATGCACAGCATTCGTGCTCAGAAACGTTTCTTCATATAGACCGAACACTTCAAGAAGGATCAGTTTCCCTGGCATTTGTATAGATGCCTTAGCAGATCCGTATTATTATAAATCGGATCCCATAGATATCATTCTGGGATCCGACGTTTGTTCTAAGATTCAAATTCCTACGGAATCGTTTATACAtgatgaattattttttcagaataCCCATTTCGGGTGGGTTTTCTCTGGGTCTCCAGTGTCGGTTTCTCCGAACGTAATTCACTTCCACAATACTAATTTGGAAGGGATATTAAGAGCCTTTTGGGAACAAGAAGAAATCATTTCTTCAAGGCAATTAACTGATGAGGAGGAGGCTTGCGAAGATTTCTTTCTCAGAACTACCACACGATCGCCGGACGGTAGATACTGTGTACATTTGCCCTTTAGAAATATTCTCAACGAGAAACCCCTTCCAGTAATGCATAATAACCTTATTGGAGCTCTAAGTCGCTATAATCAGTTGGAAAAATCTTTCCTGAGGCGACCGTTGTACGCTAAAGCGTACCGGCAATTTATTCGTGAATACGAAATGTTGGGCCATATGTCTCGAATAGGGTATTACACTCCAAGCGTTTCTGGAAATTCTTATTTCCTACCACATCATGGAATTTTTAAGGAGGATAGTACAACCACCAAACTTAGGGTGGTGTTTGATGGCAGCAGCCATATTAAGGGTCATAAGAGTCTTAACGAGGAGCTTGCCCCTGGGCCCGCCTTACAGAACGATCTTCCCATGGTCATAACTAGATGGAGAAAGCATAGATTTGCATTTAGCGCGGACATCGAGAAGATGTTCCGCCAGATTAATGTGTGCCAGGAACATAGACCCTTTCAGCAAATTTTATGGCGGGCAAACCCCAATGAGGATATTTCAGTATATCAATTGACCACCGTCACTTATGGGACGACTTCCGCACCTTATTTGGCAATTAGGATTTTGCGAAAGCTTGCTCAAGATTATGAGAATTATTTTCCGCACGAATCGAGCATTTTGACGACCGATTCATATGTTGATGACATACTGTCTGGATCAGACTCTGTTAATGGTGTCATCTCTATGTACAAGAATTTGTCTGCTCTTTTAAGGGAAGGCGGATTTAATTTAAGGAAGTGGATCACCAATTGTCCTGAGTTGTTAAGGGAAATCCCAGAAGAGTTTAGGGAAACTTCAGTTACTTTGAATTTCGATCAGGATAATGTTGTTAAGACATTAGGTGTCCAATGGAATATAAGAACTGATACGTTTTCGTTCAGGGTATGTCTTAATGATCCACATCCCGTATCGAAACGTTCGATTTTATCCGACACAGCCCGTCTCTATGACCCTTTGGGTTGGCTAACACCCTCTACGGTTATCGCAAAATCTTTATTTAAGAAACTTTGGGAGAATGGAGTAGGATGGGATGACCCAGTTCCACCCTTCATTGAACATGATTGGATAAAATATCGATCAGCTCTCCCCTCTTTTTCTGAATTGAAAATCCCTAGATGGTTAAATTTTTCACCACACTCTAAATTGGAGCTCCATTGTTTCTCTGATGCGTCGACTATAGCTTATGCGGCTGCCGTATATGTGAGAGTAGTGACATTGGATAATGTTTTCGTTAACCTACTACAGGCCAAGTCGAAAGTGACCCCCATAAAAACTGTCTCCATACCAAGATTGGAGCTGTGCGCGGCAGTTCTTGCTGCCAAGCTGCTCCATAAAGTAAAAGGTTCATTTTCGGACACTAGTATTCAGGACGTTCATTTTTGGAGTGACAGTTTTACAGTCCTAAGTTGGCTACGAAAACCGCCTACACGGTGGAGTGTTTATGTCGCCAATAGAGTGGCTGAAATCCAACGGCTGAGTGATCCTTCACAATGGCGATATGTTCCGTCTGCTCTTAACCCCGCAGATTGCGCTTCTAGAGGTATGCATCCATCTGATTTGGTCGAGAATTTCAGCTGGTGGTACGGtcccaattttttgaaattgccTTCGCGTTATTGGCCCGAGACCTTACCGAATCTTGAGACTGATGAGGAATCTAAGTACCCCGATATTCAATGCCATCTCATATCTGACGTTGAATACCCTGTCTTATTATCACGGTATTCTGATTTAAGAAGACTACTCCGTATTACTGCTTATTGTTTGAGatttgttcataattgtaggaATGTCACTAAACAGAAAACGGGGATGCTTCAACACGCTTGCCTCAGAGAAGCTCTTTTGACTTTGATTAGAGTAACTCAAAACATAGACTTCTCTCAGGAAATTAAGCTTCTGGTAAACAAGAGCGAGGTTAAGCATAAACCGCTACTTAGACTGCTCCCTTTTATTGATGGTACGGGTATAATACGTGTTGGGGGACGCTTGCAAAATAGTGAGTTGCCTTATGACGTAAAGCATCCAATTCTACTTGCGAAGTCCAACCCATTGTCAAAATTGATTATTAGGGATGCCCATGAGAGAACTTTAAATGGTGGTATTACACTTACAATGTCGTACGTAAATAGGAAATATTGGGTAATTTCTGGGAATCAATTAGCTAAAAGGATTATTAACAATTGTATTCGATGCTTCAGATACACGGCCAGAACTTCTCGTCAAATAATGGGCAATCTTCCAGCTGTACGTACAAATATGACACGACCATTTAAACATTCTGGTGTTGATTACGCCGGACCTATATATATGAAGAACTCCACACTTAGATCTTCTGTAACCACAAAGGGCtatatatgtttatttatttgtatggtTACTAAGGCGCTACATTTGGAAGCCGTATCGGACATGACAACCAATTCATTTTTGGCGGCATTTCGACGATTTGTGTCACGAAGAGGTTCTTGTACCGATATTTACTCCGACTGCGGCACAAATTTTGTCGGTGCTTCTAAAGAGTTGAGGGCCATGATTCACAGAAGTGAAAATTCTTTGCCTGACGATATTCGCCAAAACTTGTCGGCCCTTGGCACAGATTGGCATTTTATTCCCCCAGCATCCCCAAACTTCGGCGGGCTTTGGGAAGCCGGGGTTAAATCTGTAAAATATCACCTGAAACGCATAACAGGAGATAGATTGCTAAGTTATGAAGAATTTTCGACACTTCTTTGTGAAATAGAGAGCTGCCTCAATTCACGCCCTCTTTGCCCTTTATCTTCTGATCCATCTGATATAAATGCCCTTACACCCGCTCATTTTCTTATCGGTGAGCCCAGTACATGTATTCCTGAGGAATCATTACTTGACCGGAATATAAATCGTTTATCTCGTTGGAAGAAGATTGAAAtgttaaaacaacatttttggaagaggTGGTATAGGGAGTATATAAATCGCCTACAGGCTCGACCCAAATGGCTCACAGAAAAAAAGGATGCCAAAATTGGAGATCTTGTTATTATAGCAGACGAAAGGTGTGGACCTGCCCAATGGTTATTGGGCCGTATCCAAGAAGTTCATCCTGGACCCGACGGCCACGTTCGAGTTGTATCGATATGGT ATTCAACTGACGAAAATACTGAAGCTGCGATTGAAACCCCTATAGAAGAACAACAACTGAAGGATGGAGCCTTCCTGTCTTGTT